From Actinopolyspora lacussalsi, a single genomic window includes:
- a CDS encoding putative membrane protein YhdT (product_source=COG3924; cog=COG3924; pfam=PF06762; transmembrane_helix_parts=Outside_1_19,TMhelix_20_42,Inside_43_72,TMhelix_73_92,Outside_93_101,TMhelix_102_124,Inside_125_135,TMhelix_136_158,Outside_159_220,TMhelix_221_243,Inside_244_255,TMhelix_256_278,Outside_279_292,TMhelix_293_315,Inside_316_480), whose translation MGWDWFWAPEYGPARFVVRRLLALCYAMGFLCVINQFPALLGSRGLTPTPRFLRHVGFRRAPSLFHLHYSDRFVLCCGWFGLSLSVAAFCGLADPLPLWGSMAVWFVLWALYLSIVNIGRIWYAFGWESLLLETGFLAVFLGPPHTEPPVLVIWLLCWLLFRVEFGAGLIKMRGDPAWRDLSALHHHHETQPMPGPLSRVFHQLPGGLHKVEVLANHFTQLVVPFGLLLPQPVATIAALIMIVTQGWLMLSGNFAWLNLITITLAFAAMDTTLLGWIPVDALTPGSALGTAGPMWYRATVLALTVLVAVLSYWPIRNMIGRGQVMNRSFNKLHLANTYGAFGSVTRARFEVVLEGRGEDDEWREYGFRGKPGDVTKRSPQVAPYHLRLDWLMWFVAISPSYGRGWLERLLVAMLRDERRILSLLRHNPFRETAPRYVRARLFRYRFSTAAEKRESGVWWVRTPVSELIPAVSLDDVSPND comes from the coding sequence ATGGGGTGGGACTGGTTCTGGGCACCGGAGTACGGCCCGGCGCGATTCGTGGTGCGGCGGTTGCTCGCGCTGTGCTACGCCATGGGCTTCCTGTGCGTGATCAACCAGTTTCCCGCCCTGCTCGGCTCACGGGGGCTGACCCCGACCCCGCGGTTCCTGCGCCACGTGGGATTCCGTCGCGCACCCAGCCTGTTCCACCTGCACTACTCCGATCGGTTCGTGCTGTGCTGCGGCTGGTTCGGGCTGTCGCTGAGCGTGGCCGCGTTCTGCGGGCTGGCCGACCCGCTCCCGCTCTGGGGCTCGATGGCGGTGTGGTTCGTGCTGTGGGCGCTGTATCTGTCCATAGTCAACATCGGCCGGATCTGGTACGCCTTCGGCTGGGAATCGCTGCTGCTGGAAACCGGTTTTCTCGCGGTGTTCCTCGGACCGCCCCACACCGAACCACCCGTGTTGGTGATCTGGTTGCTGTGCTGGTTGCTGTTCCGGGTCGAGTTCGGTGCCGGTCTGATCAAAATGCGGGGTGACCCGGCCTGGCGCGACCTGAGCGCGCTGCACCACCATCACGAGACACAGCCGATGCCCGGCCCGTTGAGCCGGGTTTTCCACCAGCTGCCCGGCGGGCTGCACAAAGTGGAGGTGCTGGCCAACCACTTCACCCAGCTGGTGGTGCCGTTCGGGCTGTTGCTACCGCAGCCGGTGGCCACGATCGCCGCGCTGATCATGATCGTGACGCAGGGCTGGCTGATGCTCAGCGGCAACTTCGCCTGGCTGAACCTGATCACCATCACGCTGGCGTTCGCGGCGATGGACACCACGCTGCTCGGTTGGATACCGGTGGACGCGCTCACACCGGGTTCAGCACTCGGAACCGCCGGTCCGATGTGGTATCGGGCGACGGTGCTGGCCCTGACCGTGCTGGTCGCCGTGCTCAGCTACTGGCCGATCCGCAACATGATCGGGCGCGGCCAGGTGATGAACCGCAGCTTCAACAAGCTGCACCTGGCCAACACCTACGGCGCCTTCGGCAGTGTTACCCGGGCTCGGTTCGAGGTGGTACTGGAGGGCCGCGGCGAGGACGACGAGTGGCGGGAGTACGGCTTCCGGGGCAAGCCGGGGGACGTGACGAAGCGTTCGCCGCAGGTGGCGCCGTATCACCTGCGGCTGGACTGGCTGATGTGGTTCGTGGCGATCTCGCCGTCCTACGGGAGAGGATGGCTGGAACGGCTGCTGGTGGCGATGCTGCGCGACGAACGTCGGATCCTCTCGCTGCTGCGGCACAACCCGTTCCGGGAGACCGCCCCGCGCTACGTTCGCGCCCGACTGTTCCGCTACCGGTTCAGCACCGCCGCCGAGAAGCGCGAGTCCGGCGTCTGGTGGGTGCGTACCCCGGTTTCCGAACTGATCCCCGCGGTATCGCTGGACGACGTTTCACCGAACGACTGA
- a CDS encoding cyclopropane-fatty-acyl-phospholipid synthase (product_source=KO:K00574; cath_funfam=3.40.50.150; cog=COG2230; ko=KO:K00574; pfam=PF02353; superfamily=53335), with protein sequence MALAAVFARLFGEDPPIEFRGYDGSRSGPAGCSSAVVLNSPLALAHLAAAPGELGLARAYINGHIEVRGDMYTALAAFPSVVMSDASRKLRAELAVRLAGYRFWWPVQPPPQENRAKNGRRHSKRRDSESVSYHYDVSNLFYEWVLGPSMTYTCAVFERSDATLEQAQYAKHDLVARKLGLEPGMRLLDIGAGWGGMVLHAAEHYGVRAIGVTLSRSQAEWAQRVIADRGLGELAEVRYQDYRDVPESGFDAVSSIGLTEHIGRERLPEYFSFLREKLRPGARLLNHCITRPDGSYPANAGKFISRYVFPDGELEPPGELVSRMHDNGLEVRHEENLREHYALTLARWCENLERNWHKAVAEVGHARARVWRLYMAASRLAFESNHIQLHQMLGVRSEGGTSSMPLRPDW encoded by the coding sequence ATGGCATTGGCAGCCGTGTTCGCACGTCTGTTCGGTGAGGATCCGCCCATCGAGTTCCGCGGCTACGACGGTAGTCGCAGCGGGCCTGCCGGTTGCTCATCGGCCGTAGTGCTCAATTCTCCGCTGGCACTGGCACACCTTGCCGCGGCCCCAGGGGAACTGGGGCTGGCGCGGGCCTACATCAACGGTCACATCGAAGTGCGGGGTGACATGTACACCGCGCTGGCGGCGTTTCCGTCCGTGGTGATGTCCGATGCTTCCCGGAAGCTGCGTGCCGAGCTGGCGGTGAGGCTCGCGGGGTACCGCTTCTGGTGGCCCGTTCAACCTCCGCCGCAGGAGAACCGGGCGAAGAACGGCAGAAGACACTCCAAGCGCAGGGACAGCGAAAGCGTCTCGTACCACTACGACGTGTCCAATCTGTTCTACGAGTGGGTGCTCGGGCCCTCGATGACCTACACCTGCGCGGTGTTCGAGCGAAGCGACGCGACCCTGGAACAGGCGCAGTACGCCAAGCACGATCTCGTCGCCCGCAAGCTCGGGCTCGAACCGGGCATGCGGCTGCTGGACATCGGCGCGGGCTGGGGCGGCATGGTGCTGCACGCCGCCGAGCACTACGGGGTGCGCGCCATCGGGGTCACGCTCTCGCGGTCACAGGCCGAGTGGGCGCAACGGGTCATCGCCGACCGGGGACTGGGTGAGCTGGCCGAGGTCCGCTACCAGGACTACCGAGACGTGCCGGAATCCGGCTTCGACGCGGTGAGCTCGATCGGGCTCACCGAACACATCGGGCGGGAGCGGCTGCCGGAGTACTTCAGCTTTCTGCGGGAGAAACTGCGCCCCGGTGCGCGACTGCTCAACCACTGCATCACGCGTCCCGATGGTTCCTACCCGGCAAATGCGGGCAAGTTCATCAGCCGCTACGTCTTCCCCGACGGCGAGCTGGAGCCGCCGGGCGAGCTCGTTTCCCGGATGCACGACAACGGCCTGGAAGTCCGGCACGAGGAGAACCTGCGTGAGCACTACGCGCTGACGCTGGCGCGTTGGTGCGAGAACCTCGAGCGCAACTGGCACAAGGCCGTGGCCGAGGTGGGGCACGCCCGCGCCCGCGTGTGGCGGCTGTACATGGCTGCGTCCCGGCTGGCCTTCGAGAGCAATCATATCCAGCTGCACCAGATGCTGGGAGTGCGTTCGGAGGGCGGGACCAGCTCCATGCCGCTGCGTCCGGACTGGTGA
- a CDS encoding FAD/FMN-containing dehydrogenase (product_source=COG0277; cath_funfam=3.30.465.10; cog=COG0277; pfam=PF01565; superfamily=56176) gives MESDPPAAPDRVEHSDEVAALAARYGRIPASERVRLAKSTSNLFRFRAPVSGGGLDVTGLDRVLRVDPRRRVADVQGMTTFEDLVAATLPYGLMPLVVPQLKTITIGGAVAGLGIEASSFRNGLPHESVLEMEVLTGDGSVVLARPDNEHAELFRGFPNSYGSLGYALRLLIELQPVRDYVRLRHVPFDSTAACAEAIERIGRSGNWNEQRVDFLDGTVFGANELYLTLGTFTSRAPYTSDYTGNRIYYRSIRGREVDHLRTHDYLWRWDTDWFWCSRAFGAQHPAIRPFWPRRLLRSDVYRRLVSLDQRYGLSERFYRLRGRPSREPVIQDVEIPLDRLAEFLEFFHREIGISPVWLCPVRLRDDQGWPLYPMDPATLYVNVGFWATVPLGEGQPVGTHNRAIETKVSELDGHKSLYSTAYYEPEEFWRRYDGATYQGLKQRYDQAGKLPDLYDKCVLGT, from the coding sequence ATGGAGAGCGATCCGCCCGCCGCACCCGATCGTGTCGAACACTCCGACGAAGTCGCCGCGCTGGCCGCGCGCTACGGCCGTATCCCCGCGTCCGAACGGGTTCGACTGGCCAAGTCCACCTCGAATCTGTTCCGGTTCCGCGCGCCGGTCAGCGGCGGCGGGCTCGACGTCACCGGCCTGGACAGGGTACTTCGGGTGGATCCGCGACGGCGGGTCGCCGACGTCCAGGGCATGACCACCTTCGAGGACCTGGTCGCCGCTACGCTGCCGTACGGGCTGATGCCGCTGGTCGTGCCACAGCTGAAGACGATCACCATCGGCGGTGCCGTGGCGGGTCTGGGGATCGAGGCTTCGTCGTTCCGCAACGGGCTGCCACACGAATCCGTGCTGGAGATGGAGGTCCTCACCGGTGACGGCAGCGTCGTGCTGGCGCGGCCCGACAACGAGCACGCCGAGCTGTTCCGCGGCTTCCCGAACTCCTACGGCTCGCTCGGCTACGCGCTGCGGTTGCTGATCGAACTCCAGCCGGTGCGGGACTACGTGCGGCTGCGGCACGTACCGTTCGACTCCACAGCGGCCTGCGCCGAGGCGATCGAGCGCATCGGCCGTTCGGGGAACTGGAACGAGCAGCGGGTGGACTTTCTGGACGGCACCGTGTTCGGCGCGAACGAGCTCTACCTGACGCTGGGCACCTTCACCTCGCGAGCGCCCTACACCAGCGACTACACCGGTAACCGGATCTACTACCGCTCGATTCGCGGCCGCGAGGTGGACCACCTGCGTACGCACGACTACCTGTGGCGCTGGGACACCGACTGGTTCTGGTGTTCCCGCGCTTTCGGCGCGCAACACCCCGCGATCCGCCCGTTCTGGCCCCGCCGGTTGCTGCGGTCGGACGTCTACCGCAGGCTCGTTTCCCTCGACCAGCGTTACGGACTGTCCGAACGGTTCTACCGGCTCCGCGGCCGCCCCAGCCGCGAACCGGTGATCCAGGACGTCGAGATCCCGCTCGACCGGTTGGCAGAGTTCCTGGAGTTCTTCCACCGCGAGATCGGCATCAGTCCGGTGTGGCTGTGTCCGGTGCGGCTGCGCGACGACCAGGGCTGGCCGCTCTACCCCATGGACCCGGCGACGCTGTACGTCAACGTCGGGTTCTGGGCCACCGTGCCGCTGGGGGAGGGGCAACCCGTCGGCACGCACAACCGGGCCATCGAGACCAAGGTGAGCGAGCTCGACGGGCACAAGTCGCTGTACTCGACCGCGTACTACGAGCCCGAGGAGTTCTGGCGCCGTTACGACGGAGCCACGTACCAAGGGTTGAAGCAGCGCTACGACCAAGCGGGCAAGCTGCCCGATCTCTACGACAAGTGTGTGCTGGGTACCTGA
- a CDS encoding adenylate cyclase (product_source=KO:K01768; cath_funfam=3.30.70.1230; cog=COG2114; ko=KO:K01768; pfam=PF00211,PF16701; superfamily=55073), with amino-acid sequence MAPDNPVERALLGGEPRYRKADVARLAGVELARAERLWQAMGFAHVAPEAVVFTDFDVDAMRTVDKLVSAEVIPPELETAVARSLAQTMSRLAEWQLGIFKAVLGDTFATDIETTAEVAEAILPVMENLQGYVWRRHLSAIAARELDEADTGPEEPTVVVGFADIVGYTRLVRDYSERELARLIDDFEDLVTRVIAENHGRIVKTVGDEVLFVADTVRDGAEIALSLNENVAREPDLPPLRIGLAHGTVLARFGDVYGSTVNIASRLTTLARPSSVLVDRECAAGLRSESDFVLTSLGPNKVSGFRGLRAWALRRSE; translated from the coding sequence GTGGCGCCGGACAATCCGGTGGAGCGGGCGTTGCTCGGCGGCGAACCCCGCTACCGCAAGGCCGATGTGGCCCGGTTGGCCGGCGTCGAACTCGCCAGGGCCGAGCGGCTCTGGCAGGCGATGGGCTTCGCGCACGTCGCTCCCGAAGCCGTGGTGTTCACCGATTTCGACGTCGATGCCATGCGAACGGTGGACAAGCTCGTATCGGCCGAGGTGATTCCACCGGAGCTGGAGACCGCGGTCGCGCGTTCACTGGCCCAGACCATGTCGCGGTTGGCCGAGTGGCAGCTGGGGATCTTCAAGGCCGTGCTCGGTGACACCTTCGCCACCGACATCGAAACCACCGCCGAGGTCGCCGAGGCGATCCTGCCGGTGATGGAGAACCTGCAGGGCTACGTCTGGCGCAGGCACCTCTCCGCCATCGCCGCACGGGAACTCGACGAGGCCGACACCGGGCCGGAAGAACCGACAGTGGTGGTGGGCTTCGCCGATATCGTGGGCTACACCCGGTTGGTGCGCGACTACAGCGAACGCGAGCTGGCGCGGCTGATCGACGACTTCGAGGACCTGGTCACCAGGGTGATCGCCGAGAACCACGGTCGAATCGTCAAGACCGTGGGCGACGAGGTGCTGTTCGTGGCGGACACGGTCCGCGACGGGGCGGAGATAGCGCTGTCGCTCAACGAGAACGTCGCGCGGGAACCCGACCTGCCACCGCTGCGGATCGGTCTGGCCCACGGCACGGTGCTGGCCCGGTTCGGTGACGTCTACGGCTCCACCGTCAACATCGCCAGCAGGCTGACCACGCTGGCCAGGCCCTCGTCGGTGCTGGTGGACCGCGAGTGCGCGGCCGGCTTGCGCTCCGAGTCGGATTTCGTGCTGACCTCGCTCGGACCGAACAAGGTATCCGGTTTCCGTGGCCTGCGGGCCTGGGCGCTGCGCCGCTCCGAGTGA
- a CDS encoding nucleotide-binding universal stress UspA family protein (product_source=COG0589; cath_funfam=3.40.50.620; cog=COG0589; pfam=PF00582; superfamily=52402): MTGYRKVVVGTDGSSPSMYAVRRAARLAGDSAELVIVCAYYPNSRRDVERARDEMGQEAFQVVGSAPAEDSLRDAIDHARSAGAGSVDTVSVLGPPIDSLIETAESHSADLLVVGSRGLNTLKGRILGSVPSEVSRRSECDVLVVRTTR; this comes from the coding sequence ATGACTGGTTACCGCAAGGTGGTCGTCGGAACCGACGGATCGTCCCCTTCGATGTACGCCGTCCGGCGCGCGGCGCGGTTGGCGGGTGACTCCGCCGAACTGGTGATCGTCTGCGCGTACTATCCCAACAGCAGGCGCGACGTGGAGCGCGCGCGGGACGAGATGGGGCAGGAGGCCTTCCAGGTGGTCGGTTCCGCGCCCGCCGAGGACAGCCTGCGTGACGCCATCGATCACGCCCGTTCCGCCGGAGCGGGCAGTGTCGATACCGTGTCCGTGTTGGGGCCGCCTATCGACTCGCTGATCGAGACCGCCGAGAGCCACTCGGCCGATCTGCTGGTGGTCGGCAGTCGCGGTCTGAACACGCTGAAAGGACGAATCCTGGGATCGGTGCCCTCGGAGGTATCCCGACGTTCGGAGTGCGATGTGCTCGTCGTTCGAACCACACGATGA
- a CDS encoding DNA-binding PucR family transcriptional regulator (product_source=COG2508; cog=COG2508; pfam=PF13556), giving the protein MDWSIEQPVADGWYSASAGGNDEQPGTTGVALRQLLIAVGEPLVDVLAAPGGFDVAVHDVVILDPEEAPGTGAGDLVLVIGTRGRSAVPLVRRVARSGAAAVAVKVDADQDARALREAAIGGGIALLGVRPDVRWEQLESFARSAVENARLTGEADVGEALGDLFSLAQTVAALTEGIVSIEDTANRVLAYSRSDDEVDELRRLSILGRRGPESYLAMLREWGIYQRLRGGEEVVRIEPRPDLGIRRRMAVGIHAGAQPLGTIWVQEGARGLSEHSDRSLIGAARVAALQLIRQRSESTMAPRFRENLLTGLLESRIDGNSAAANIGADPRKSAVVVVLTLRPREHTGVSNRSEIELERAEMTSLISVHAASYRRSALVTTIGSRVYVLLPDLPDRHAESAVSGLAQEIVTAARSQLRSGVQAGIGSVVAKLDDVPVSRIEADRILDALGHDHTAEVATIDDVRSRVLLSEVLTMLRDNERVRDPRLATLRAHDADNGTEFARSLLCYLEFFGDVRGASLSLHVHPNTLRHRVRRAAEISGIDLDDAAERLSVQLQLALFRQTESRPRG; this is encoded by the coding sequence ATGGATTGGTCGATCGAACAACCGGTTGCCGATGGGTGGTATTCGGCGAGTGCGGGTGGCAACGACGAGCAGCCGGGTACCACCGGGGTGGCGCTGCGGCAGCTGTTGATCGCGGTGGGCGAACCGCTGGTCGACGTGCTGGCTGCCCCGGGCGGGTTCGACGTCGCCGTTCACGACGTGGTCATCCTCGATCCGGAGGAGGCCCCGGGAACGGGAGCCGGAGATCTCGTGCTGGTGATCGGTACCCGTGGCCGCTCGGCGGTGCCACTGGTGCGACGGGTGGCCCGTTCGGGTGCAGCGGCCGTGGCGGTCAAGGTCGACGCGGATCAGGACGCTCGTGCGCTGCGGGAGGCGGCCATCGGCGGCGGCATCGCGCTGCTCGGGGTGCGTCCCGATGTGCGGTGGGAGCAGCTGGAGTCGTTCGCCCGCTCGGCGGTGGAGAACGCCCGGCTGACCGGTGAGGCCGATGTCGGGGAAGCGCTGGGGGACCTGTTCTCGCTGGCCCAGACCGTGGCGGCGCTGACCGAGGGCATCGTCAGCATCGAGGACACCGCCAACCGCGTGCTCGCCTATTCGCGCTCCGACGACGAGGTCGACGAACTGCGCAGACTGTCCATTCTCGGCAGACGCGGTCCGGAGTCCTACCTGGCCATGCTGCGGGAGTGGGGGATCTACCAACGGCTGCGCGGCGGGGAGGAGGTCGTCCGGATCGAGCCGCGCCCCGACCTGGGGATTCGGCGAAGGATGGCCGTGGGCATCCACGCCGGTGCGCAGCCGCTGGGAACCATCTGGGTGCAGGAGGGCGCTCGCGGGCTCAGCGAGCACAGTGACCGTTCGCTGATCGGGGCGGCGCGGGTGGCCGCGCTGCAGTTGATCCGCCAGCGCAGCGAGTCGACCATGGCTCCCCGGTTCCGGGAGAACCTGCTGACCGGTTTGCTGGAGAGCCGCATCGACGGGAACTCGGCCGCGGCCAACATCGGCGCCGATCCCCGAAAATCCGCCGTGGTGGTGGTACTGACCCTGCGCCCCAGGGAGCACACCGGTGTGTCCAACCGTTCCGAGATCGAGCTGGAACGCGCCGAGATGACCAGTCTGATCTCGGTGCACGCCGCTTCCTACCGGCGCAGCGCGCTGGTGACCACCATCGGTTCCCGGGTGTACGTACTGCTGCCCGATCTGCCGGATCGGCACGCCGAATCGGCGGTTTCCGGACTGGCCCAGGAGATCGTCACCGCGGCGCGGAGCCAGCTCCGCTCCGGTGTCCAGGCCGGCATCGGTTCGGTCGTCGCCAAGCTGGACGACGTTCCGGTCTCCCGCATCGAGGCCGACCGCATCCTCGACGCGCTCGGGCACGACCACACCGCCGAGGTCGCCACCATCGACGACGTCCGCTCCCGGGTGCTGCTCAGCGAGGTGCTGACGATGCTGCGGGACAACGAGCGGGTGCGCGATCCCAGGCTGGCTACCCTGCGCGCCCACGACGCGGACAACGGCACCGAGTTCGCCCGCTCCCTGCTGTGCTACCTGGAGTTCTTCGGCGATGTCCGAGGTGCCAGCCTGTCGCTGCACGTGCACCCGAACACGTTGCGCCACCGTGTCCGGCGGGCCGCCGAGATCAGCGGCATCGACCTCGACGATGCCGCGGAGCGGCTGAGTGTTCAGCTGCAACTGGCGCTGTTCCGACAAACCGAGTCCCGGCCACGGGGCTGA
- a CDS encoding 1-pyrroline-5-carboxylate dehydrogenase (product_source=KO:K00294; cath_funfam=3.40.605.10; cog=COG1012; ko=KO:K00294; pfam=PF00171; superfamily=53720; tigrfam=TIGR01236) has product MDAITSVPVPANEPVKSYARGSAERESLQRRLAELQAAPIELTTTIAGKQRMASGERFNVVQPHNHSRVLGVCAQATNADVAEAVQAAKDAAADWAAMPFDERAAVMLRAADLLSGPWRDTINAATMLGQSKSVHQAEIEAVCEMADFLRFNVHFARRILAEQPNSVPGEWNRMEYRPLDGFVTAITPFNFTAIAANLPTAPALMGNTVVWKPTPTQQFAAHFTMRMLEAAGLPPGVINMVTGDGQAVGEVALTDPDLAGLHFTGSTATFKKLWKTIGENLDGYRSYPRIVGETGGKDFVVAHPSADSDKVVTALVRGAFEYQGQKCSAASRAYVPRSLWESGMRENLVEATRRVTYGDPTDFSHFGAAVIDHRAFAKHKAAIDRVADEPSLEILAGGEYDDSVGYFVQPTVMVGTDPYDEAFTTEYFGPIVAVHVYEDNDYERILGIVDETSPYALTGAVFADDRSAIGQAHEQLRHAAGNFYVNDKPTGSIVGRQPFGGGRASGTNDKAGSMFNLQRWVNPRAVKETFDAPTEHTYPHQG; this is encoded by the coding sequence ATGGATGCCATCACTTCGGTCCCGGTGCCGGCCAATGAGCCGGTCAAGTCCTACGCCAGGGGAAGCGCCGAGCGGGAGTCGCTGCAGCGGCGTCTCGCCGAGCTGCAGGCAGCGCCGATCGAGTTGACCACGACCATCGCGGGCAAACAGCGGATGGCGAGTGGTGAACGGTTCAACGTTGTCCAACCGCACAATCATTCCCGCGTTCTGGGCGTTTGTGCGCAAGCGACCAACGCCGATGTCGCCGAGGCGGTGCAGGCAGCCAAGGACGCGGCCGCGGACTGGGCGGCGATGCCCTTCGACGAGCGCGCCGCCGTGATGCTGCGCGCGGCGGACCTGCTCTCGGGCCCGTGGCGGGACACCATCAACGCCGCCACCATGCTGGGGCAGTCCAAGTCGGTGCACCAGGCCGAGATCGAGGCGGTCTGCGAAATGGCGGACTTCCTGCGGTTCAACGTGCACTTCGCACGCCGCATCCTCGCCGAGCAGCCCAACTCGGTACCCGGCGAGTGGAACCGGATGGAGTACCGCCCGCTGGACGGGTTCGTCACGGCGATCACCCCCTTCAACTTCACCGCGATCGCGGCCAACCTCCCGACCGCGCCCGCGCTGATGGGAAACACGGTGGTCTGGAAGCCGACTCCGACCCAGCAGTTCGCCGCGCACTTCACCATGCGCATGCTGGAGGCGGCCGGGCTGCCGCCGGGAGTGATCAACATGGTCACCGGCGACGGACAGGCGGTCGGCGAGGTCGCGCTCACCGACCCGGACCTGGCTGGACTGCACTTCACCGGCTCCACGGCCACGTTCAAGAAGCTCTGGAAGACCATCGGCGAGAACCTGGACGGCTACCGGAGCTACCCGCGCATCGTCGGTGAGACGGGTGGCAAGGACTTCGTCGTCGCGCACCCCTCCGCGGATTCCGACAAGGTGGTCACGGCCCTGGTTCGCGGCGCCTTCGAGTACCAGGGGCAGAAGTGCTCGGCGGCCTCGCGGGCCTACGTCCCGCGCTCGCTCTGGGAATCCGGCATGCGGGAGAACCTGGTCGAAGCCACCCGACGTGTCACCTACGGCGACCCGACCGACTTCTCGCACTTCGGTGCGGCGGTCATCGACCACCGCGCTTTCGCCAAGCACAAGGCCGCGATCGACCGAGTGGCGGACGAGCCGTCGCTGGAGATCCTCGCGGGCGGCGAGTACGACGACTCGGTGGGCTACTTCGTGCAACCGACCGTCATGGTGGGAACCGACCCCTACGACGAGGCGTTCACGACCGAGTACTTCGGACCGATCGTGGCGGTGCACGTCTACGAGGACAACGACTACGAGCGGATCCTGGGAATCGTGGACGAGACCAGCCCCTACGCCCTGACCGGAGCGGTCTTCGCCGACGACCGGAGCGCGATCGGGCAGGCCCACGAGCAGCTGCGCCACGCGGCGGGCAACTTCTACGTCAACGACAAGCCCACCGGCTCGATCGTGGGAAGGCAGCCGTTCGGCGGCGGGCGCGCCTCCGGGACCAACGACAAGGCCGGCTCGATGTTCAACCTGCAGCGCTGGGTCAACCCCCGCGCCGTCAAGGAGACCTTCGACGCCCCCACCGAGCACACGTACCCGCACCAGGGCTGA
- a CDS encoding proline dehydrogenase (product_source=KO:K00318; cath_funfam=3.20.20.220; cog=COG0506; ko=KO:K00318; pfam=PF01619; superfamily=51730), translating into MLRSVMLTAARSGAMRGLVEANPLTRTVVDRFVAGADSREAIGMTARLAEEGLRVTLDHLGEDTTDVMRADDTVRAYQGLLSELHHAGLADRAEVSVKLSAVGQQLSPDGEKIALDNARRICESAAAVGTTVTLDMEDHTTTDMTLRTLSDLRVDFPWVGAVLQAYLHRTEQDCRDLATAGSRVRLCKGAYSEPASVAFQDKQEVDRSYVRCMRALMAGEGHPMIATHDPRMIAIATELAQRHGRGADSYEFQMLYGIRPAEQRRIAAAGHNLRVYVPYGEEWYGYFMRRLAERPANIGFFLRSLLTR; encoded by the coding sequence ATGCTGCGCAGTGTGATGCTGACCGCGGCCCGGTCCGGTGCGATGCGTGGGCTCGTGGAGGCCAATCCACTCACCCGGACGGTGGTGGACCGGTTCGTGGCCGGGGCGGACTCCCGCGAGGCGATCGGGATGACCGCTCGGCTGGCCGAGGAGGGGCTGCGCGTCACCCTGGACCACCTCGGTGAGGACACCACCGACGTCATGCGGGCCGACGACACGGTGCGGGCTTACCAGGGGCTGCTCTCGGAGCTGCACCACGCCGGACTGGCCGACCGCGCGGAGGTCTCGGTCAAACTCTCGGCGGTGGGGCAGCAGCTCTCCCCGGACGGGGAGAAGATCGCGCTGGACAACGCCCGCCGGATCTGCGAGTCCGCGGCCGCCGTGGGTACCACCGTCACCCTGGACATGGAGGACCACACCACCACGGACATGACGTTGCGGACGCTGTCCGACCTGCGCGTGGACTTCCCCTGGGTCGGAGCGGTCCTGCAGGCGTATCTGCACCGCACCGAGCAGGACTGCCGGGACCTGGCCACCGCGGGTTCCAGGGTCCGGTTGTGCAAGGGGGCCTACTCCGAGCCCGCCTCGGTGGCCTTCCAGGACAAGCAGGAAGTGGACCGGTCCTACGTACGCTGCATGCGGGCGCTCATGGCGGGCGAGGGACACCCGATGATCGCCACCCACGATCCCCGCATGATCGCCATCGCCACCGAGCTGGCCCAGCGTCACGGGCGTGGTGCCGACAGCTACGAGTTCCAGATGCTCTACGGCATCCGGCCCGCCGAGCAGCGCCGCATCGCCGCGGCGGGGCACAACCTGCGGGTCTACGTGCCATACGGCGAGGAGTGGTACGGCTACTTCATGCGCAGGCTGGCCGAGCGGCCCGCCAACATCGGGTTCTTCCTGCGCTCCCTGCTGACGCGCTGA